Proteins encoded within one genomic window of Besnoitia besnoiti strain Bb-Ger1 chromosome II, whole genome shotgun sequence:
- a CDS encoding hypothetical protein (encoded by transcript BESB_038670), protein MQAAMSVGEPGPRSPPRQATPTAVGPQQTAPGGGAQGCGDSVSCDRAPQAGLKAQRAPREAGCKGHAAIQELEEKGQRQRGATTGRCGEGEADRAKDGKLEVKGGTRMHKLIERALESLQQTGRVELLGRVGGGGMDKVVSTAEILKRKCPSLDQESFFSDFDTGGERRRTDVALHVILRMRLEASEDLIQRDMK, encoded by the exons ATGCAGGCTGCGATGTCAGTGGGCGAGCCGGGGCCTCGCAGCCCCCCTCGCCAGGCGactccgaccgcggtcggacCACAGCAGACAGCacctggaggcggcgcccaaGGCTGTGGTGACAGCGTGAGTTGCGATAGGGCCCCACAAGCGGGTCTGAAGGCACAAAGGGCACCACGCGAGGCGGGGTGCAAAGGGCACGCAGCGATTCAGGAGCTCGAAGAGAAAGGGCAACGCCAGAGGGGTGCTACGACAGGAAGgtgcggagaaggagaagcagaTAGAGCGAAGGATGGCAAGCTCGAAGTGAAGGGAGggacgcgcatgcacaagCTCATCGAACGTGCGCTTGAGTCTCTTCAGCAG ACAGGTCGCGTGGAGCTTCTCGGACgggtgggcggcggcgggatgGACAAAGTCGTGTCTACCGCGGAGATCCTCAAGCGGAAGTGCCCCAGTCTCGACCAAgagtctttcttctccgACTTTGAC acgggaggcgagaggcggcgcacaGATGTGGCGCTTCACGTCATTCTGCGGATGCGGCTCGAGGCTTCAGAGGATTTGATCCAGCGAGATATGAAGTGA
- a CDS encoding Tctex-1 family protein (encoded by transcript BESB_038680): MAATESLLKKVRAGSVNWSSEEVERVVLEVIEDQLQDVEYDESLASQWVNNICEECMQRLVELKKPFKYIVQTAILQRTGAGLHATSSCFWQPAEDGALVCLWPRERLQTQEKKGGVQACVIVYVISL; this comes from the exons ATGGCAGCTACCGAAAGCCTCTTGAAAAAGGTGCGCGCTGGCTCT GTTAACTGGTCTTCAGAGGAAGTGGAACGGGTAGTGCTCGAGGTTATCGAAG ACCAGTTGCAGGATGTCGAATACGATGAAAGCTTAGCATCCCAATGGGTGAACAACATTTGCGAAGAGTGCATGCAGCGGCTAGTGGAACTGAAGAAGCCGTTCAAATACATTG TTCAGACTGCAATTCTCCAACGCACAGGCGCGGGCCTACACGCTACGTCCTCGTGCTTCTGGCAACCGGCCGAAGATG GTGCGCTCGTTTGCCTTTGGCCGCGCGAGCGATTGCAGACCCAGGAAAAGAAAGGAGGCGTGCAGGCCTGTGTGATCGTCTACGTCATTAGCCTCTGA
- a CDS encoding hypothetical protein (encoded by transcript BESB_038690) — MSSGAKPPARKGKGGRKEDPANLHVRLRTSSPRYSGSAEEDLSSISLESLQKDVEQARGRLAKCKADRLYAQLEKDIICRFREACRHKSAVFDRKLLLHDARVESLVRRHRAEIAAYEQKIESLEHAHKLVKKEIQTKGEEAVLAEDSAAEAVLNEHYKYLSKLEATAAKQQKSQEQETANLENAFEQHLNKLGERFLRIFEELKKNYELQFEEARQTLELREKVEVHEVEERKNLHINEVMASHRSAFEQIKAYYIDITHDNLELIKELRKGIAEMKARAKITHKQMQETQQENSQLTEPLRQQQQLKVKLEQQLRFYVKDKLALQNIRARDAQLEEKVKAAKRHNHQMEQQKHKLERDIGEYTRLLRNLKSDTNIRTQAKIMLYEQKVSNMLQSLEQKFRERERLVASMSLSPDAAVQMQEILRRSFLEKNEEIENLRVELQTVAKSYNDTVLTMKARLKQLEVNSNAIDFELVHDTTFISNAPAPYLTTAVLVAKGNPVLRI; from the exons ATGTCCTCGGGGGCCAAACCGCCCGCCAGGAAGGGGAAAGGAGGGCGAAAGGAGGATCCGGCGAA CCTCCACGTCCGTCTGCGTACATCCTCACCGCGATACTCAggcagcgcagaagaggacTTGTCGAGTATCTCGCTGGAAAGTCTTCAGAAAGACGTGGAGCAAGCGAGAGGTCGTCTGGCAAAGTGCAAAGCTGATCGACTCTACGCTCAGCTCGAGAAG GACATCATCTGCCGCTTTCGGGAGGCTTGCCGGCATAAGAGTGCTGTCTTCGATCGCAAACTGCTCCTCCACGATGCTCGCGTTGAGAGCCTTGTACGGCGGCACCGCGCCGAGATCGCCGCGTACGAGCAGAAGATTGAGAGTCTGGAGCACGCGCACAAGTTAGTCAAAAAAGAGATCCAAacgaagggagaggaagctgTTTTGGCTGAAGActccgctgcagaggctgtGCTGAACGAGCACTACAAATACCTCTCGAAGCTAGAGGCCACCGCGGCCAAGCAGCAAAAGTCACAGGAGCAGGAAACCGCTAACCTAGAGAACGCTTTTGAGCAG CACCTGAACAAGCTCGGCGAGAGGTTTCTACGCATCTTCGAGGAGCTGAAAAAGAATTACGAACTCCAGTTTGAA GAAGCTCGTCAAACTCTCGAGCTACGGGAAAAGGTGGAAGTTCATGAAGTGGAGGAGCGGAAGAATCTCCACATCAATGAGGTGATGGCCAGTCACCGAAGCGCGTTCGAGCAGATTAAAG CATACTACATTGACATTACGCACGATAACTTAGAACTCATCAAGGAGCTTCGGAAAGGCATTGCGGAAATGAAGGCTCGTGCCAAAATAACGCACAAGCAGATGCAAGAGACGCAACAAGAAAATTCGCAATTGACCGAGCCGCTccgtcagcagcagcaactcAA GGTGAagctggagcagcagctgcggttCTACGTGAAAGATAAATTGGCCCTGCAGAACATTCGCGCTCGAGACGCGCAG TTAGAAGAGAAGGTGAAGGCGGCAAAGCGGCATAATCACCAAATGGAACAGCAGAAACACAAGCTGGAACGTGATATTGGGGAATACACTAGACTTCTGCGGAACTTAAAGAGTGACACGAACATACGAACGCAAGCGAAGATTATGCTTTACGAACAGAAAGTGAGCAACATGCTCCAGTCACTGGAACAAAAGTTCCGTGAACGAGAACGTCTGGTTGCTTCAATGAGCCTGAGTCCCGACGCAGCAGTGCAAATGCAAGAAATTCTCCGTCGGAGTTTTCTCGAAAAGAACGAGGAAATCGAGAACCTGCGCGTTGAGCTACAGACCGTGGCAAAGAGTTACAATGATACAGTCCTGACAATGAAGGCTCGGCTGAAACAGCTGGAGGTCAACAGCAATGCTATCGACTTTGAGCTGGTTCATGACACAACCTTTATATCGAACGCCCCCGCGCCATACCTAACCACGGCCGTGCTCGTTGCCAAGGGCAATCCAGTTTTGCGAATCTAG
- a CDS encoding hypothetical protein (encoded by transcript BESB_038700): protein MAGSYSTGDSGSQQKESFWLIGDSHATFRAGARVNVQQLYPGYVVKRAGRVVFPDESGYMTAEGGVTYELKDCLSTPARSIVSTYSSLLSGACLNPY from the exons ATGGCTGGCTCCTATTCAACGGGCGACAGTGGCAGCCAGCAGAAAGAATCTTTTTGGCTTATCGGAGATAGTCACGCCACTTTCCGTGCCGGAGCTCGCGTAAACGTGCAGCAACTCTATCCG GGATATGTCGTGAAGCGGGCGGGGCGGGTGGTGTTCCCGGACGAAAGCGGCTATATGacagcagaaggcggcgtCACCTACGAACTGAAGGACTGCCTTTCCACACCAGCCCGCAGCATAGTTTCGACTTACTCCTCCCTCCTCAGTGGCGCATGCCTCAATCCGTATTGA
- a CDS encoding hypothetical protein (encoded by transcript BESB_038710): MKVQTRVAVREKPARGTEALSQSQATADGTSEVGTQRQMLADAVAQAEASTKKALLLNLSGIEQMYEKNLRTASQAFQHALSAMENIPAVMMKNQQVLHSAVDPGVLPHVPKLQSVISSNGGFVHLGLSRVSRALKAVAEAKKLWPGSPFAALLEAMCLKHSGDYETAITTLTRVEAQMRRPPRRPQDGSEERQHLTDAGEDPDGLRASAYHSGARAGSRLNTEAERSQRLLTKTCVAFDTDCLHLLYPDVAVSHSAAAVLPEWRCKASQRSEGRDEQPCVAQSRCRAAQGGLPVIDSTRRTRSPPTHEETQREADFPVAAQERRSMLDTNSTLADRLAEELEELRALSRKRHLAARDIRRRRSYAENMAILHRLRCLENDAQVHSPQPPAGSSCSQDESACGPEQQNRERIRPTSAVKQEKRAPRQGDIDAIARNIFSADTRTLPIRFVDRPAASHSAVTHLAHSSRSDSADKRMDAGENPLPHDTQYGRCRMDNSVLSDQRPVFKTPDEDRQTDGSQVPYEKDYAKRVVEPDGLPPVASRIKTTSNTVKQSTASVPRDAAPLLPTTFFSFLQQWNTKCLHQMDSDVGEKESPTDDPSRVDTCRSASSCQRISDQKSLGNSTGCNEAEANNKPSSLKALHLRGEVASESPVVLNPQQKTKTDKSCPACTNEKGLLLESLAKARVIGRLFGASLEADSLMQILRVLLDLFKHAAVNSGEHQTTTALSPANGENSSTTAAAGVPAWSVPRVKEVIAEVLTQLNSGQARFCSLLLQLEHDELNCLMEAITLSVSDSEARKADQQISGKASLSSKTDSSSPPSCKSGTADSSVIQRDKILKEMLRRVSSLIPS; this comes from the coding sequence ATGAAGGTTCAGACACGCGTCGCGGTACGAGAAAAGCCCGCACGTGGAACTGAGGCTCTATCACAGAGCCAGGCGACCGCGGATGGTACGAGCGAGGTGGGAACCCAGCGACAGATGCTAGCTGATGCTGTGGCTCAAGCAGAAGCAAGCACTAAGAAGGCCTTACTTCTCAACCTCAGCGGGATCGAGCAAATGTACGAGAAGAACTTGCGCACCGCGTCTCAAGCCTTCCAGCACGCTTTATCTGCCATGGAAAACATTCCCGCTGTGATGATGAAAAACCAACAGGTGCTTCACTCTGCGGTCGATCCAGGGGTGCTCCCACACGTTCCGAAGTTGCAATCTGTGATTTCATCCAATGGTGGTTTTGTACATCTTGGCCTGTCGCGAGTGTCCAGAGCTCTCAAAGCGGTTGCTGAGGCAAAGAAACTCTGGCCTGGAAGCCCTTTTGCTGCCCTCTTAGAGGCGATGTGTCTAAAACATTCCGGTGATTACGAGACCGCAATAACAACCCTCACGCGCGTGGAAGCCCAGATGCGCCGACCCCCACGGCGGCCGCAAGACGGATCTGAGGAAAGGCAGCACCTTACAGATGCAGGCGAGGACCCAGACGGACTCCGTGCGTCTGCTTACCACTCGGGCGCGCGTGCAGGGTCTCGACTGAATACAGAAGCTGAACGTTCTCAGCGGCTATTGACGAAGACTTGCGTTGCATTTGATACGGACTGCCTCCATCTCTTGTATCCCGATGTTGCGGTGAGCCAttcagcagctgcggtgTTGCCAGAGTGGCGCTGTAAGGCATCCCAGCGTTCAGAAGGAAGGGACGAGCAGCCCTGTGTGGCTCAATCAAGATGTCGCGCCGCTCAAGGCGGACTGCCGGTGATCGACAGCACAAGGAGGACCAGGAGTCCTCCCACACATGAGGAGACTCAGAGGGAGGCAGACTTCCCTGTAGCCGCTCAAGAAAGGAGGTCGATGTTGGACACTAACTCTACTCTTGCCGATCGTTTGGCTGAAGAGCTCGAGGAACTTCGAGCCTTGAGCCGGAAACGGCACCTGGCTGCTAGGGACATCCGGCGACGGCGTTCTTACGCGGAAAACATGGCGATTTTGCACCGTTTGCGTTGCCTGGAAAACGACGCGCAAGTTCATTCACCGCAGCCACCTGCCGGTAGCAGCTGCAGTCAGGATgagagcgcctgcggaccCGAACAGCAAAACCGGGAGCGGATCCGACCCACCTCTGCTGTAAAACAGGAGAAGAGGGCGCCCCGCCAGGGCGACATTGACGCTATAGCTAGGAACATTTTCTCGGCAGATACGCGAACGCTACCTATCCGATTCGTTGACCGACCCGCCGCCAGTCACTCTGCTGTCACCCATCTTGCGCATTCCAGCCGGAGTGACTCTGCTGACAAGCGAATGGATGCTGGCGAGAATCCCCTGCCGCACGACACGCAATATGGACGTTGCAGAATGGACAACAGCGTTCTCTCAGACCAGCGTCCGGTCTTCAAAACGCCCGATGAAGACAGGCAGACAGATGGCAGCCAGGTACCGTACGAGAAGGATTACGCGAAACGAGTGGTGGAGCCAGACGGGTTGCCCCCAGTAGCGAGCCGTATCAAAACGACAAGCAACACCGTGAAGCAGAGCACCGCATCGGTGCCCCGTGATGCTGCACCTTTGCTTCCGACTacctttttctctttcttgcAACAATGGAATACCAAATGCCTTCACCAGATGGACTCAGACGTTGGAGAGAAAGAGTCTCCCACAGATGATCCAAGTCGTGTAGACACGTGCCGTTCGGCCTCATCGTGCCAGCGCATATCAGATCAGAAGAGCCTAGGGAATAGTACAGGATGTAACGAGGCAGAAGCTAATAACAAACCCTCCTCGCTCAAGGCTCTCCACCTGCGGGGCGAGGTAGCGTCGGAGTCTCCAGTAGTGTTAAATCCACAACAGAAAACAAAGACGGATAAATCCTGCCCGGCCTGTACCAACGAGAAAGGCCTCCTGCTGGAGAGCTTGGCCAAAGCTCGTGTAATAGGGCGCCTTTTTGGCGCCTCCCTTGAAGCAGATTCCCTCATGCAAATCCTTCGAGTTTTGCTCGACTTGTTCAAACACGCCGCCGTCAACAGCGGGGAACACCAAACAACTACAGCTCTCTCGCCAGCGAACGGAGAAAACAGCAGTacgactgccgcggcgggcgtaCCTGCATGGAGCGTTCCTCGCGTTAAAGAGGTTATCGCTGAAGTGTTAACTCAGCTGAACAGTGGCCAGGCCCGTTTCTGCTCTTTGCTTCTTCAACTCGAACATGATGAGCTGAACTGTCTGATGGAGGCCATCACCCTTTCTGTGTCTGACAGTGAGGCCAGAAAGGCTGACCAACAGATCTCCGGAAAGGCCTCCCTGTCTTCGAAAACGGATTCGTCTTCACCTCCATCCTGCAAGAGCGGAACTGCAGACAGTAGTGTCATTCAAAGAGATAAGATCCTGAAGGAGATGTTGCGCCGCGTTTCAAGCCTCATACCCTCTTAA
- a CDS encoding hypothetical protein (encoded by transcript BESB_038720) — translation MAGTMAGMAIQTQIRHNAEDIRSYFVDLRKWEKEMKEKERTESRRRQTVAGAAKECLPQVEQHAGIQVTATPPGIPHALPIMTFLPLYCRTAGFEYGPLSRNKTSKQKTPSPRERDPIPQGGNRKLARDLNSLPAYYSAWERFNVDEELEKIDRADESTTKKERGLITAPPNVPRRQMPQPPSKVEE, via the exons ATGGCGGGGACAATGGCGGGAATGGCTATCCAAACCCAGATCCGTCACAATGCTGAGGATATCCGGAGCTACTTCGTGGATCTGAGGAAATGGGAGAAAGAAATgaaagaaaaggagaggaCGGAAAGCAGGCGTCGGCAGACCGtggcaggcgctgcgaaaGAGTGTTTGCCGCAGGTGGAGCAACACGCAGGTATTCAGGTAACGGCCACGCCACCTGGAATACCTCACGCCCTACCGATCATGACGTTTCTGCCACTCTACTGCAGAACCGCTGGATTTGAGTATGGACCTCTGAGCCGCAAT AAGACTTCGAAACAGAAAACGCCGTCACCGCGAGAAAGAGATCCAATTCCACAGGGGGGAAATAGAAAGCTAGCGCGCGACCTGAACTCTTTACCGGCTTACTATTCTGCCTGGGAGCGTTTCAACGTGGATGAAGAGCTCGAAAAAATCGACAGAGCAGATGAATCGACGACGAAAAAGGAACGCGGCCTCATCACGGCGCCCCCGAACGTACCGCGGCGTCAAATGCCACAGCCCCCGTCAAAGGTAGAGGAATAG
- a CDS encoding hypothetical protein (encoded by transcript BESB_038730): MRLGILHRVCNVSLALLLFFSLKPSNGLEAGSVYAQSRSVLLPFPPGRHSHLDGLQGSSGRLSSESPLASCSHALPSFTSCSLATGTLIGDNDAHICASPWRKDQAYSADLRIQPEGPPQAFRNPRRQGPAFCTSFIGNAQRVCGYHVTEARSPLSHQLMSAATMSTPLSARCPVGVSTGKFDRTSCIYNAPLVRAFLQLAPQGVQVVSGLRFSRSSLLGSRSSTSNPKQAAARQASRGSGKRGTSTFSASGRIVSALPGGSFLVELEAVSTPARTAASSSQPYSPAPIVTPPALVGKQMLCSLGGKLRLNRIRVQLYDLVDIEFCPLDPSRGRIVYRRKSGADSAASQPK; encoded by the coding sequence ATGCGATTGGGAATTCTCCACCGTGTCTGTAATGTCAGTCTGGCCCTGCTGCTGTTTTTTTCGCTAAAACCGAGCAATGGCCTTGAGGCTGGGTCTGTTTACGCGCAGTCTCGCTCGGTCTTGCTGCCGTTCCCTCCCGGAAGGCACTCACACCTCGATGGCCTCCAAGGTTCCAGCGGGAGGCTCTCCTCGGAatctcctctcgcttcctGCAGTCATGCGTTGCCGAGTTTTACCAGCTGCTCTCTGGCAACCGGGACTCTGATTGGGGATAACGACGCGCACATTTGTGCGAGTCCCTGGCGAAAGGATCAGGCATATTCCGCAGACCTCAGAATCCAGCCGGAAGgtccgccgcaggcgttcAGAaacccgcggcggcagggacCTGCCTTCTGTACGAGCTTCATCGGCAATGCCCAGCGTGTCTGCGGGTATCATGTAACAGAAGCGCGGTCGCCATTAAGTCATCAGCTTATGTCTGCAGCAACTATGTCGACCCCGCTATCTGCCAGATGCCCGGTCGGGGTGTCGACGGGAAAGTTTGATCGTACATCCTGTATTTATAATGCACCCCTAGTTCGCGCGTTTCTTCAGTTAGCCCCTCAGGGTGTTCAGGTCGTCAGTGGTCTTCGCTTTTCGCGCTCGTCCCTGCTCGGCAGCAGGAGTAGCACAAGCAACCCGAAGCAAGCCGCGGCCCGCCAAGCAAGTCGAGGAAGTGGCAAACGCGGCACGAGCACATTTTCAGCTTCAGGAAGGATCGTGTCAGCGTTGCCGGGAGGTTCCTTTCTTGTGGAGCTGGAGGCAGTTTCTACTCCGGCAAGGACCGCTGCATCTTCTTCTCAGCCATATTCGCCGGCGCCAATCGTTACACCTCCTGCCCTGGTGGGGAAGCAAATGCTGTGCAGCTTGGGGGGCAAGCTTCGTTTAAACCGGATACGCGTGCAACTGTATGATTTGGTGGACATTGAATTCTGTCCTCTCGACCCCTCACGCGGAAGGATCGTCTACCGCCGCAAGTCGGGAGCAgactccgcggcctcgcaacCCAAGTGA
- a CDS encoding hypothetical protein (encoded by transcript BESB_038740), with protein MAGSAPPLAIAENDDPIEELPPQRSVSLYWVEKWLLALDACQVWCLLWLIFLPQFPTSWNQRTFPVLAVNLDFFHLLFNQLDISNSLAPSTAGSRPASRLALACVLTVVVAGVAVLLWRGTRWMSFAKSPKEKRDEARERAGEIQRKQRQSSCRMSLSVVFALPDEQQLHDSDSKWVKVRNICADAWHAVGRYAVQGRVILVTWVFAPYLNSVLPIVFCQDQSDACEDQGLLIGRVIVGIFALVLAVFAIYYVGSHVNVHLVAQTGANHEEYLQQKELEYMLHLNDSWSVQMLWTFTSFKREWGRVYHRQHLMIVKFILCLLVSLFGNQPYRPAAGATWLLQQIFPEGLSRTPSSDTLGEDDASASISGGSSWAVDPASEISSNPFGSRTQSILASTVICSFALFSLMRLPYRQRSSNVLFAFTWIVFAVLSGFSVTLVCSEETPVILHADNMQVLLPLLHIVLVVLWLVVIVIGIVRTLIPSSSSALIVPPEPETEEDQLLLDKLGSKQLRHEQRKRRWQKNKDLFLHHATGVLRNTLSRRAAENILLVRRTLSSLWSGDQDDRNGIYPTFLDSPWPISFYEGRYFIKTFPDVLQSLKAARRTVDRYLFADKTLAPLSALNAAHEDLQHHLVSFLSLREGEENPLLGKGAKADCGNHVEAAVNQDGIEQALMRAKKKLADLFGEEDETDEEDDDCPDDEKNDEADDDDTEAPESVDEADDILGPRLRRETNFDDAWDTEGRHRRVERLLLAIQEQRGHRSGAIGSRGDEPDGADPLETLRARKAAKQPQITPGGAVGAGAAAQQDETPLGVSLKALQVEGAIRKRRAEAFSQRLLSAASASSRQSRPGSISHSSANPRSFAAVRADANDSTPAAGETGGACGSGELSDAQVERLNSNGIGGGGLADIHKLLQLDWEIPALSSTAELAQISAEIEAQGDLQAQGDLQAQGDLQAQGDLQAQVSPAVRGTSTSLGTTTERREQGAAETPDPYAEIAHQGEEGCAEADAEQKGRGSERKDGKIKKQKMRLKSDPDAFPYLPDDSRRAAIEFQIRRLSTLSHLSQRFSAVPVKKLFEEMRHRQSLSHAFRWIMLEAFEILASLRHEVAQVTCLPTALPNGGDELMALLARRCRQRDRDLLFMAAKKKRILTKLLAIRFLCGKHLSIIDRTDEIVSQMLRGLTSLFE; from the exons ATGGCTGGTTCTGCCCCCCCGTTAGCCATAGCGGAAAACGATGATCCCATCGAGGAACTGCCTCCACAGCGATCCGTATCACTCTACTGGGTGGAGAAGTGGCTGCTAGCGTTGGATGCATGCCAGGTTTGGTGCTTGCTCTGGCTGATATTTCTACCGCAGTTCCCCACGTCGTGGAATCAACGAACGTTTCCTGTGCTTGCAGTCAACTTGGACTTCTTTCACTTACTCTTCAATCAGCTAGACATATCAAATAGTCTTGCTCCGAGCACCGCAGGCTCACGCCCGGCTTCGCGCCTTGCACTTGCGTGTGTTCTGACCGTCGTGGTAGCCGGGGTCGCAGTCCTTCTCTGGCGGGGAACTCGGTGGATGAGCTTCGCGAAATCGCcaaaggagaagagagatgAAGCCCGAGAGCGCGCTGGAGAGATTCAGCGGAAACAGAGGCAGTCATCATGTCGCATGTCGCTGAGTGTGGTGTTTGCGCTTCCAGACGAGCAACAGCTGCATGACAGTGACTCCAAATGGGTCAAAGTGCGTAACATATGTGCGGATGCCTGGCACGCAGTCGGCCGGTACGCAGTGCAGGGCAGGGTTATTCTGGTGACGTGGGTTTTTGCTCCGTACCTGAACTCCGTACTTCCCATTGTTTTCTGTCAAGATCAGTCTGATGCATGCGAGGACCAAGGCCTCCTCATCGGGCGTGTCATCGTTGGCATCTTCGCCTTGGTGCTAGCGGTATTCGCCATCTACTACGTAGGCAGCCATGTGAACGTCCACTTGGTCGCTCAGACAGGCGCCAACCACGAGGAGTACCTCCAACAGAAGGAGCTGGAATACATGCTGCATCTAAATGACAGCTGGAGCGTGCAGATGTTGTGGACCTTCACGTCGTTCAAACGCGAGTGGGGACGAGTCTACCACCGTCAGCACCTTATGATCGTCAAGTTTATCCTGTGTCTTCTGGTTTCGCTCTTCGGCAATCAGCCCTATCGACCCGCTGCGGGCGCAACATGGCTATTACAACAGATTTTCCCCGAAGGCCTCTCGCGGACCCCGTCTTCAGATACCCTCGGCGAAGATGACGCTTCGGCCAGTATCTCCGGGGGTTCATCGTGGGCAGTGGATCCTGCATCAGAAATTTCGAGTAATCCCTTCGGATCTCGCACGCAAAGCATTCTTGCGTCCACAGTAATTTGCTCCTTTGCTCTTTTTTCGCTGATGCGATTGCCATACCGTCAGCGGTCCTCCAATGTACTGTTCGCCTTCACGTGGATCGTCTTTGCAGTTCTTTCGGGCTTTAGCGTCACCCTGGTGTGTTCAGAAGAGACCCCGGTTATTCTGCACGCGGATAACATGCAGGtcctgcttcctctcttGCATATCGTGCTGGTTGTTCTTTGGCTTGTTGTCATTGTGATTGGGATCGTTCGAACCCTGATTCCAAGCTCCTCTAGCGCCCTCATTGTTCCTCCCGAGCCGGAAACCGAAGAAGACCAGCTTCTGCTTGACAAGCTTGGCTCCAAGCAACTGAGACATGAGCAGCGGAAGAGGCGGTGGCAGAAAAACAAAGATCTCTTTTTGCACCACGCCACTGGCGTGCTTCGCAACACGCTGTCGAGACGTGCAGCGGAGAATATTCTTCTAGTGAGGAGGACACTAAGCTCGCTCTGGAGCGGCGACCAGGACGACAGGAATGGGATTTACCCCACGTTCTTGGATAGCCCGTGGCCGATCTCCTTTTACGAAGGAAGGTATTTTATCAAAACGTTTCCAGATGTGTTACAATCTCTCAAAGCAGCTAGGAGGACCGTCGACAGGTATCTCTTCGCCGACAAGACTCTGGCGCCCCTTTCGGCTCTGAATGCTGCTCATGAGGATCTGCAACACCATCTAGTCAGCTTCCTGAGTcttcgcgaaggcgaggaaaaTCCTCTGCTGGGCAAGGGGGCGAAAGCGGATTGTGGAAACCACGTTGAAGCCGCAGTAAATCAAGATGGAATCGAGCAAGCCTTGATGCGCGCCAAGAAAAAGCTCGCAGATCTCTTTGGAGAAGAGGATGAGActgacgaagaggacgatgACTGCCCAGACGATGAGAAAAATGATGAAGCTGACGACGACGAcacagaggcgccggagTCTGTCGATGAGGCGGACGATATTCTgggcccgcgcctccgccgcgagactAACTTTGATGACGCTTGGGACACGGAGGGGAGACACCGGCGGGTTGAGAGACTTTTACTAGCAATTCAGGAGCAGCGAGGGCATCGTTCGGGCGCCATTGGCTCACGTGGCGACGAGCCAGACGGAGCCGACCCTTTGGAAACTCTTCGGGCGCGAAAAGCTGCAAAGCAACCACAAATCACGCCCGGTGGAGCTGTCGGCGCGGGTGCGGCAGCCCAGCAAGACGAAACGCCTTTAGGTGTGTCTCTGAAAGCTTTGCAAGTGGAGGGCGCCATACGGaaacgccgcgcagaagcgtTCTCTCAGAGGCTGCTGAGCGccgcttctgcctcctcaCGGCAGTCTCGCCCAGGTTCCATCTCCCATTCGTCTGCTAATCCTCGGAGTTTTGCTGCTGTTCGCGCCGACGCGAATGACAGTACGCCGGCGGCAGGTGAGACTGGGGGGGCCTGCGGATCGGGTGAACTGAGCGACGCGCAAGTCGAGCGTCTCAACAGCAATGGAAtcgggggcggaggcctggCAGACATCCACAAACTTCTTCAGCTAGACTGGGAGATTCCCGCGCTGTCCTCGACTGCAGAGCTGGCGCAAATCTCCGCAGAAatcgaggcgcagggcgaTCTACAGGCGCAGGGCGATCTACAGGCGCAGGGCGATCTACAGGCGCAGGGCGATCTACAGGCGCAGGTCTCGCCGGCTGTCCGTGGCACGTCCACATCTCTGGGGACAACGACGGAAAGGCGAGAAcaaggcgcagcggagacgcctgaCCCATATGCGGAAATTGCCCATCAAGGAGAGGAGGGgtgcgcggaggcagacgcagaacaGAAAGGCAGggggagcgagaggaaggacgGGAAGATAAAGAAACAGAAGATGCGCTTGAAATCGGATCCTGATGCGTTCCCGTACCTGCCAGACGACTCTCGCAGAGCAGCCATCGAGTTCCAGATTCGGCGCCTCAGCACGTTATCGCATCTTTCTCAGCGTTTTTCAGCCGTGCCTGTCAAGAAGCTTTTCGAAGAGATGCGGCATCGGCAGTCACTTAGCCACGCTTTCCGATGGATTATGTTGGAAGCATTTGAAATTCTTGCGA GCCTGAGACACGAGGTCGCGCAGGTCACCTGTTTGCCGACGGCCCTTCCGAATGGGGGGGATGAGCTCATGGCGCTGTTGGCGAGGCGATGCCGCCAAAGAGACAGAGACCTGCTTTTCATGGCCGCGAAAAAGAAGCGGATTCTGACGAAGCTTCTCGCGATACGGTTCCTCTGCGGCAAGCACCTCTCCATCATAGATCGAACTGACGAAATCGTCTCTCAGATGCTCCGCGGCCTCACCAGTCTTTTCGAGTAA